The sequence below is a genomic window from Macadamia integrifolia cultivar HAES 741 chromosome 1, SCU_Mint_v3, whole genome shotgun sequence.
CAACATACTTCCCGAGTTTGGATGCGGCAAAGACTTTTCTAGGGGATTTTTGGCATTACAAGACTGGAATGACGAGTTCGAATGGATCGAATCGGAGAGTTCGGACGAAACATTAATAGAGACTTTGGAAGATGCAGAGAAGCAGTTCCAGAGATGATGATTACAAACAGTTAAATAGAAAATTCTTAATTATTTTGTGGGTTATACTTATTGAGATAAACTAATCGATATTGTATTTAGAAATTCTGTAAAATCAATTCTATTCAAATGAATTCTTTTCCATTCAATAACCagtccttccttccttccttccatcTCAAACTCATGAAGAAAGCAAGATTGGTTGAGGTGATGGTTGATGAGGACGTAATACATCCAGAGGCTTTGCATCACCCTCAGCTTCAGGTCTTGGGCAAAGATTTGCTAGAACAGACCTTCGGGGCAACCATGGACTATCAGTTGAAAGCTACTTTTTCCTACCCCACAGACCCACACAGTGACACAGACCAACAAATCTTGTgggcatttatttatttgtttatagaTGGCCACTGTAATCGTCCACCTCAAAGACCACTAAAAAGCTTAAAAAAGCCGTGGTCCTGGTCCCAAGCCTAAAGTGCAGGTTGTTGTGATGAAGGTCATCGGTGTTCCGTGACTCAACAGTTATTGTGTGTTGAGCTTGGGAGAGAGGTTCGgacgccggaggggggagaatcgcacgccagAGGGAATAGAATCGGACGCCGGAGGGAAAAGAATCGAGTTACAGGGGGTGtggtcgtcttcttcttcttgtccggccgagtgagtgagaggagtgagatgagagatgagagatgggagatgggtttagaagatggaaataaaagagagggcaatattgtcctctcacaataggtgggggtattttgggtatattataaaaaaactaaccgattttcattcatttatcacGGTCGGCTAATGGCAGGgactgatttgaaattttttgaatttttagggggtggctttgacgattcgaaaagtccagggggtggcattgaataaggaccgaagttcagggggtggcaatgcaattttctcttttttttttttgatagatggAATGCAAGAACCACATTCTCGATCAAAGAACTCTTCCTCATCATTTTATTAGAGGAATGTCTAAATAATtatatttgtcttttttttttatttattaattctCAAACTTTGGTTGCTTCTTAtctatgcattttttttttaaattaatgggTCAACCTTGGTCAAGATTCTAAATGTTGAAATACTATGTGAAATGAATCATAATCTGATCTTTGGGAATGCTTTACTCGGTCATCGGTTAATGGTAAAGTTAATGTGCTGTGGCCCACGTGGGACTAACATTATCTAGaggattaaaacaaaaatgcCATCTAGAATGGaattaattaacaaaaatgTTGTAGTTCCACTTAGTAATCAGGAGGATTAATTTGGTCTGTAATAGAACGATCCAAATTTAGTTTTCCATCTGAGAGCGGCCTTGTGTGATAGATACAAGCGACGTACAATAACTATCATATCTTTTTTGGGGTTGTGTGGCTATGTGTCTGGGCGTAGGCTGCTCTTAAACCGAAAACACTTacccataaataaaatagaaatggaGTGAACACTGCCATTGGAAGGGATATATGAGATAAGAATAAACTAAACTAAGGGCCTTTGGCTCCCttcattatatatttattataataataataagaagaggGGGATCAAATTGGTGTCATTTGTGTCCCCTTCTCCCAAATTCATTTCACCATTCAACTCATTCAGCCTTGGTTTCTCACTTTACCAATTCAATGTCTCTGGTTGGCTTCAGTAATTTATCAATTCTCCTCCTGGAAACCATTTTAAACCCACAAAGTAACAAATGCTTGGATGTTCCTTTTGTTAAAAAGGAGAGGGGTGTGAGGGTGCTCTTTTATCCCATCGACTAACATGTGAGTGAGTGTTaatgtgagagaaagagaaagaagaatttgCTTTCTTTTGCTCTCATGTTCTTTGTATTTGGATTCAATGTGACCATGTTCTCTTTGTTAGAGGAGGAGACGatattatgatttttcttaTATTCATCACTACGGATAATGAGGTGAAAGTATAATATTCCAAGTCTCCTTACTTTGTTGAGTcgttctatttatttatttattggaaaaATTACGCCCCCTCCCTTGTAGGTTGTCGAAATTAcacatggatccaagaattTAAATGAATTATGCTTTGTAATTTATCAATTCTCCTCCTATAAACCATTTTAAACCCACAAAGTAACAAATGGTTGGATGTTCCTCTTGTTAAAAAGGAGAGGGGTGTGAGGGTGCTCTTTTATCCCATCGAGTAACGTGAGTGAGTGTTaatgtgagagaaagagaaagaagaatttgCTTTCTTTTGCTCTCATGTTCTTTGTATTTGGATTCAATGTGACCATGTTCTCTTTGTTAAGAAGAGGAGACGatattatgatttttcttaTATTCATCACTACGGATAATGAGGTGAGAGTATAATATTCCAAATCTCCCTACTTTGTTGAGtcgttttatttatttatttattgggaaaaTTACGCCCCCTCCCTTGTAGGTTGTCGAAATTACACATGGATCCAAGAGTTTAAACGAATTATGCCCCCTCCCCTGTAATTTCTAAAATTCTATAATTAGATCAAATCCGTTAGTTTGCATCTTATACTAGCCCATAAAAGTCTATAGTAGCGTTCCATCCTCATAACCCGAAGCTGTATTTATGAATTTCTATGGTCACATCTTCCTCTCTCACTTCAACGCCACTACTACTCTAAGATTTTAAAGAGTTCAGCACCTTGGCCGTGTCTTCCGATTCGTCTCAGTTCAACTACACCCATACTTTTTCCCACCTTGGCCCATCTCTCCTTACGCAATTACCATATTGATACAAAGCCCTAGTGAAGGTTTTAAAAAGTGGAAGCAGGGATCAAATCCGCCATCGCTGGAATTTGTCAAAATTGGCAATAAATAGAGCAAAATTAGCGGGCGGGAATCGAGCAAAAGCATCCAAATTGACTAATCTGACCCTAGTTTCTGATCAATTTGcccccttattattattttgatgggCATCTTATATTATTGGTAGATTGATCTTTGCATACCTCtgtaattcttctttttttttttatcattattttggAATTCAAGTAAAGATTTTGATTCCGTTGGGGAATCGAGCAGAAGCATCCAAATCGACTTTAGTGATTGTTTATTGTGAAACTAAATTGGATTTTGAGGAAGTAGCTCAACAAGGGTGAGGGAAGATGGCAGTGGCAGTGGTGGTGCTGGTAGTTTTTTGGCCTATTTGTTGTGTGGTAGATCTGACAGCCCTAGAGGTGACAACACAGAGGTTGGAGCCGGCAGTAACGGAGTAGTCAACGGAGGCAATGATCCTGGTGCAAGGGAGGAAGGTGCGACATGCTGGAGGTCAAGCATCTCACCGTGGAGGGGGTTAATATCAACAAGGGTAATACAGTATTTTTCTGTTTAAAACTAACAATGTACTCACACTGCTTGCCAGGGGAGGGAGCATAATTTGTTCAAACCCTTGAATCCATgtgtaatttcgacaaactataggggaggaGGACCtaattcgttcaaacccttTGGATTACAATGTGATGATGTTCTCTTTGTTAAGAGAAGGAGAGACGATATTATGATTTTTCTAATATTCATCACGTCGGATATTGAGGTGAGAGTACAATATTCCGAATCTCCCTTCTTTGTTGAGTcgttctatttatttatttttatgtttgttAGCTTTTAGCATTGGCTAGATAAGTTTTCTAATCCCATTATTTGTTAGagtttgaagattttattttaaatcaaatcatttcTTATCATTCACCACAAAGAGTGTTTTCCACGTTAAGAAATTAGTGTTTTCATTTTGGTTATTTATTTGTGTATATTTGATTgtttttgtggtttttttttttaataaataaatatattaaatccCAAAGGCAGGGGGAAAAATATTACAATACAAAGAGGCTACCAAAGGTGTCAATTACAAACCGAACTGGCAAGCCCGACTGTTTAAAGTCCATACCAGCCTAGCTCAATTAATAAACTTGTTGAGCTGCACATTTTGTAATAAGTAGTTCCCAGTGCAATGGTGCTACCTAATGGGCATCCAATTGGATCGACTAATTAATGGCTTGGCTTGGCCCGTTTATTAAGTTTGATATGTTTAAAGACTGTTCAAAGCCTAGTCATAACCCGTTTAGAGTCCAATTATAGCTCGTTCAGATATAACTGTGTCATTAACCCATTTAAAGCCTAACGAAGGCCTGTTTAGCCCAATTATTGGTAGCTTGATCAAACCCGGTATTCAACTTaccgtttataaatgggaccatgCCTAACATAAGAAGACTGATTACTTAAACAGATCAGTCATGAATTCACAATTTGAGATCCTAAAGTTAGGAAATCCAATTAAACCCTACCGATTGACACCCTCAGATGCTACTAAGAAGCACTAAACTGATGACTCCCAGCCCACAATGGATAGAGTCCTATCCGGATAACAGtcctatctttttctttttgataaaaaCAATCTTGTTCATGTTACTATAGAGCAACAGGTACGTCTGAAAAATATCTGATTATTCTGTTCAAAGAGAATATATGTTTCAAGGAAAATGATGTTTCATTGGCTAAAGTGTGGATCTCAAAACACtctaaaaatataatttttcctCACAAAATGATCATTTGAAGCAGTAGGGTTGTTATGGGCTGGTCCACAGCCCATTTGGAGGAGGCAACCGGGCTGTTGTGTGTCGGTTCAGGCCAGACCCGACTTGGGTGAACCGAAATTAAGTAATTCATCATTTATCAAAAAAACTGAACCTGGGTCTGGGCCAGTTCTGCTATATACCATACTGAACCTGAGGAACATGTGGGTAGGCTGACTGGATCAAGGATGAACCATTTATTTGTGATTGGTTGTCGAAAactgaaaaacaaataaaaaggaaaattgtgtTTAAGCCTTCTTCTATGTGTTTGTATTCAATCATGTGTATCTATTGGTTTGACATCTAAGATGAACAGATATAGATGGCTTCTATCTCTCCGTTGCAACAATTTTATACCTAAGCCAAGCTCTCCTGAAAACATGATTTTAGGTTTTAGTTTGGTATTGACCATATCAGGTGATTCGAATCGATATTGACTAACATTGATACCTAAGTGATATGTGATCAAAGCACATTAAAGACAGaaggtaaaattgtaaaaatacGGTATGGatttaatattttcttagaGCAAAACTGTGGATACAAATTAATGGCCCCCATATCGAATGGTTTtactcttgattttctttaaaattgatttttttgatgacttTACCCTTAGTATGTATCGTTGCACCAATACAAGATTGATCAGGTATCAGGATCAACCCATACGAACTTTAAACAAGTCCTTTTCTAAATTGGTGTTTTAAATGTGCTTAAAagaaataccaataaaatgaggtaaAGATGGGCATAGCAAAAAAAGATCCCATACTTacaatggattaagccaaagatggaagcaactaagttactaaggtactcATTCTTTAACCCAgcggaactcaaatcaattaactATGTCTACACTACCCAAGTTAAGCaagtttaaatcaattaaattgTGCTTGAAAAAGATGAGTGTTTAgataacaatcaccaccatctcaattCTACATATtacatagccttagcactaaatataaataatattaaaaaaaaaaaaaaaatacaagtagtattaaaggggttaGGTTAGGTTAGGTCGGGCTTAAATGAGTTAATTCAAGTCGagcttgtaaatgtgtcgggcctATGGGCTAAACGGTTGCACCATgtactatctatttataaaaGTGTAGGGCttaagcctgacacgtttattagTCAGGCCGGTCTAGGTAAGACCATAAATGTGTCAAGCTCAATTAGGCCTACCTATGAGGGCTTGGAATTAACACCCCAAGATACgaatgttggtgtatgatgtcttgtattccatcgcagtttaatccagggagtactggtgcagcacctagacaggcaggacggcggtcctgctagctggttagcgggccgtgagggttgcaaggggggcaagaggcctccctgcatagcagggggtgtagggggcgcagcccccccgctcgaattttttattagggtttttcgctatatatatgtagcgagggtttctttctctgtaacgcaagcaatactgagaggtgtgaggacaaacGTTGTagccctattctccattgatagtgaagcaggttttcatctcaccggggacgtgggcaatcttgccgaacattgtaaaaatccgtgtgcattgtttgttttgttttttcattatcttctgcatcgttttagaaTTGCGTTTCTACAATCAATACCTaaaacagaagagagagagagagagagagagagagagagagagagagagagagagagagagagagcattaaaAAAgcgaggaaaaagaaagaaaggaaggggaGGCAGGTAGACATATATGTATGCCTTTGCTTTGGAGACTGAGGTTTATGCGCAACTCTCAAAGCTTTATAAGTTTTGTATAATAAGTGAAGGAGCTAAAGCTTGTTTGTATGGTCTGTACACTTACAACTAAATTACCTTAACACATGCTCCTCCTCGATGCCCTCAAACCCTCCTCCCACTtcccctccctctctccctcctagcttcttcttttctcctcctcctcctcctcctcctcctccttcaacatctccttctcctctcttttcacTTCTATAGTTAGTTAAATCCGTTAAAGAGTGAGTTGGTTGGAACTTAAGTGAAGATGATTACGTTATTAGATTTCTACCATGTGATGACCGCAGTGGTTCCTCTCTACGTGGCCATGATCTTAGCTTACGGCTCTGTAAAATGGTGGAAGATCTTCACACCAGATCAATGCTCCGGCATCAACCGTTTCGTTGCCCTCTTCGCAGTTCCACTTCTCTCTTTCCATTTCATCTCCTCCAACGATCCTTACTCTATGAACCTACGTTTCATCGCTGCAGATACTCTCCAAAAGCTAATAGTCTTAGCAGTCCTCTTCGTTTGGTCTAATGTGAGCAAACGAGGTTCTCTCGAATGGACTatcactctcttctctctctcaaccctTCCTAACACACTCGTAATGGGTATTCCTCTTTTGAAGGGTATGTACGGAGATTTCTCAGGTGATTTAATGGTTCAAATCGTGGTGCTTCAATGTATCATTTGGTATACTCTGATGCTCTTCATGTTTGAGTACAGAGGAGCTAAGATGCTTATTAACGAACAGTTTCCAGACATGGCTGGTTCAATTGTTTCAATCGCTGTTGATTCTGATGTGATGTCTTTAGATGGTCGAGAGCCATTAGAGACTCAAACGGAGATTAAGGAAGATGGGAAGCTCCATGTGACTGTTCGGAAATCGAATGCTTCGAGGTCTGAGATCTTTTCCCGGCGGTCTCAAGGGCTTTCGACGACGCCTCGGCCGTCTAATTTGACGAATGCTGAGATTTACTCTCTGCAATCGTCTCGGAATCCAACACCAAGAGGGTCGAGCTTTAATCACACCGATTTCTATTCAATGGTCGCCGGTGGTCGGAATTCCAACTTTGGGGCTGCAGATGCTTATGGGCTTGCAGCTTCAAGAGGGCCAACGCCGAGGCCATCGAATTacgaagaagacaatagcagtaaggCAAGGTTCCATTATCATGGAACGGGTGGGACGCATTACCCAGCACCAAACCCAGGAATGTTTTCTCCTCCTGGATCGAAACCTTTAAGTACTACTACTGCTAAGAAGCCTAATGGGCAAGCGCAGCAGAAATCTGAAGAAGGGAATAGAGATCTTCATATGTTCGTTTGGAGTTCTAGTGCGTCTCCTGTTTCAGATGTGTTTGGAGGTCAAGAGTATGGAGTTGCAGATCAGACGCTTAAAGAAGTAAGAATGGCTGTTTCTCCTGGAAAAGGTATATAGTTTGATTCATTAATTAATGGGTTTTCACTGATTTTAATTTCCCTAGTTTGTTAGTTCtgatttttgtttgttttgggtgATTAGTGGAGACTCACAGGGAGAACCAAGAAGAGTATATGGACAGGGACGAGTTCAGCTTTAGGAACAGAGGAGGAGCTGATAGGGAAATGAACAATGGAGGGCAAAAAGTGGGGGAAAACAAGGCTAAAGCCATGCCACCAGCTAGTGTAATGACTAGGCTTATTCTGATCATGGTGTGGAGGAAGCTCATTAGGAACCCAAACACTTACTCCAGCTTAATCGGCATCATCTGGGCTCTGGTTTCATTCAAGTCTGGATTCTggaagaaataaattaaattaagcTTCCCTTTCCCCCCTAATCATCTTCTTCCAT
It includes:
- the LOC122093221 gene encoding probable auxin efflux carrier component 1c, with product MITLLDFYHVMTAVVPLYVAMILAYGSVKWWKIFTPDQCSGINRFVALFAVPLLSFHFISSNDPYSMNLRFIAADTLQKLIVLAVLFVWSNVSKRGSLEWTITLFSLSTLPNTLVMGIPLLKGMYGDFSGDLMVQIVVLQCIIWYTLMLFMFEYRGAKMLINEQFPDMAGSIVSIAVDSDVMSLDGREPLETQTEIKEDGKLHVTVRKSNASRSEIFSRRSQGLSTTPRPSNLTNAEIYSLQSSRNPTPRGSSFNHTDFYSMVAGGRNSNFGAADAYGLAASRGPTPRPSNYEEDNSSKARFHYHGTGGTHYPAPNPGMFSPPGSKPLSTTTAKKPNGQAQQKSEEGNRDLHMFVWSSSASPVSDVFGGQEYGVADQTLKEVRMAVSPGKVETHRENQEEYMDRDEFSFRNRGGADREMNNGGQKVGENKAKAMPPASVMTRLILIMVWRKLIRNPNTYSSLIGIIWALVSFKWNVHMPAIIAKSISILSDAGLGMAMFSLGLFMALQPKIIACGNSIAAFAMAVRFLTGPAVMAAASIAVGLRGVLLHVAIVQAALPQGIVPFVFAKEYNIHPEILSTAVIFGMLIALPITLVYYILLGL